CAGTAAAAAAGCGATATCCACGAAGGGTTTGCAGTTTTCCTGGGGCGGTGGCGCGTCCATTACGACGAAACTTCTGCCTGCGCCTTCCCAGCGAAAATAGCGCCGAAAACTCGCATCACTGCTGGCCGCGGTCAACGTGGCCGGGGGTACGGCGCCCCAACCTTGCTCTGCAAAGAGGGTCGCCAACTGCTCATCGAGCCAAACTTTCAGGTGTTGCAAACGTACATCTTGGTCAGGCATTGCAAGGGTCTCCGACGGCGCTAGCCGTCAAGCGGGTCATGCTTTATTATCCAGCATCTTTTTCAGACCATCGAGAGGCGTGCGGCCCACACCGCGGGCAGATGGCACGCAGGAAGCCCGGACTAATAAGATGGCATTGAAATCCCCCGCGTTTCGTAAAAAATTTCCGTTGTTGGTTACCGGCAGTCTGCTGGCCCTGCAACCTCTAGCCACTTCATTCGTGGTCGCCGCGGAACAGTATGACTGCTCAGTCTCTGCTTCGGGTGCCTGGGACTGTGCGCCAAAGACGCCGGCGGCTGCATTGCCACCGCGTCCCGTCCATGACGGCAGCGCAGTCTCCGCGACCGGTGAAGCACCGGCCGAGAGCGGCGCCAGTGAAGACACTGGCCCCAAGACTGCGCTGGTCACCGAAGCCAAAGGCCGCGGTCTCAAGTCACGTAGCGAAGACTACAGTCACCTCGACTGGGTTCCGCGCGAGAAGCTCACTGCAGCGCAATTGGCCGAAACCGGTCCTTATTGCTCTGGTTCCTATATCGAACCGATTCGTCCTGGCATGAATGACAAGACGAATAAAAGTGACGCTCCGACCTTTGTCGGCGCCAAGGCCTCCCGCTATAAGCAGGACGAGCAGATTGCCACCCTGGCGGGCGACGTGGTCTTGCGCCAGGGCAGCATGCAGGCTGAAGCCGACGAAGCGAACCTCTATCAGGCCGAGAGCCGTGGCGAGCTGGACGGCAACGTACGCATTCGCGACAACGGCGCGCTGATCGTCGGCGACCACGCCGAAGTACAGCTCGACACCGGGGAAGCCAAGGTCGACAACGCCGAATACGTGATGCACAAATCCCGTATCCGCGGTAACGCGCTGTACGCCAAACGTGCCGAGAACGCGATCATCCGCCTCAAGGATGGTACGTACACCACGTGCGAACCGAACAGCAACGCCTGGCAGCTCAAGGGCAACAACATCACCTTGAACCCGGCCACCGGTTTCGGTACCGCCACCAACGTGACGCTGCGGGTCAAGGACATTCCGGTTCTGTACACGCCGTACATCTATTTCCCGATCGACGACCGTCGTCAGTCCGGCTTCCTGCCGCCGACCATCGGCACTGGCAGCGATACCGGCTTCCTGCTCGTCACGCCGTACTACTTCAACCTGGCACCGAACTACGATGCCACGTTGTACCCGCGCTACATGAGCAAGCGCGGCCTGTTGATGGAAGGCGAATTCCGTTACCTGACCAAATCCAGCGAAGGTCAGTTCGGCGCCGCGTACCTCAATGATGACAACACCGATCGCAGTCAGCAGACCGACTACGAAAAAACCCGCTACATGTACAACTGGCAACACAAGGGCGGTCTTGACTCTCGCGTTTTCACCCAGGTCGATTACACCAAGATCAGCGATCCGTATTACTTCCAGGATCTGCAGACCGATCAGATTGGCGTGAAAAGCGACGATTACGTCAACCAGCAGGGTTCCGTCACCTACCGTGGCGACAGCTACACCGCTCGTTTGAACGCCCAGGCGTATCAGCTAGCAACCGTTTCGAACATCACGCCGTATGATCGTTTGCCGCAGCTCACCTTCAATGGTCAGTTGCCGGTGCATCCGCAAGGCTTGAATTTCGACTACGAAACAGAAATCGTACGGTTTGAGCGGGATCTGGAAACAGGTCAGTTTTCCGATGAAAACGGCGTCCTGTCGCCTCGCCTGGACACCAACGTGGCAGGCCTGGCGCGTGCCAACGGTAATCGTCTGAACCTCAAGCCAGGTGTGAGCCTGCCTTTGGATTGGACGTATGGTTTCGTGAAGCCATCGCTCAAGTATCAGTACACTCAGTACGACCTTGATCTTGATGGCACCGGCAAGAACGATCTCCTGACGAATCGCAATAACGCCTCGGCCCTCGGCGAGTCGTTCAGCAGTTCGCAAAACCGTGGCGTCCCGATTGCGAGCATTGACAGCGGCCTGTATTTCGACCGCGACACCACCTGGTTCGGTAAAAACTATCGCCAAACCCTGGAACCTCGCCTGTTCTACCTCTATGTACCTGAGGAAGACCAGAAGGACATCCCGGTCTTCGACACCGGCGAATACACCTTCAACTATGCGTCTCTGTTCCGCGACAACCGCTTCTCCGGCTCCGACCGCGTCGGCGACGAGAACAAACTGTCGCTGGGCGTGACCAACCGCTGGATCGAGGAAGACGGCTTCGAGCGCCAACGCATCAGCGTCGGCCAGGCCTTGTATTTCAAGGATCGCGAAGTCCAGTTGCCGGGTATCGATGCAAAAACCCGCGACGATGCGAATGCCAATGTTTCACCGTATGCGCTGGAATACGAATACCGCTGGAACCGCGATTGGCGCACGACCGCCGATTACAACTGGGACCCGGACAGCCGCAGCCCTCGCTCGGGCAGCGCGATGTTCCACTACCAGCCTGAAGACAACCCGAACAAGGTCATCAACGCCGGCTATCGCTATCGTAATGACCAGGTCCGTTACGACCAGAACACCGGCAAGTGGTCGGTGGGCGGTGGTGACTACGGCACTCCGGGCACCCCGGGCTACGTGAAGGACTACTACAAGATCCAACAGCACGATTTCTCGGTGATCTGGCCGATCGTGCCGCAGTGGAACGCCATCAGTCGCTGGCAGTATGACTACAACCGCAACCGTACCCTGGAAGCCTTCGGTGGTTTCGAGTACGACAACTGCTGCTGGAAACTGCGCCTGATCAATCGGTACTGGGTGTCGTATGACGAGTTCAGTCAGAACGCCCCGGAAAACGAAAAAGGCGACCATGGCATCTTCCTACAAATCGTTCTGAAAGGTCTCGGCGGCCTCACCGGCGCCAAAGTAGAGAGCTTCCTCGACAAAGGCATCCAAGGTTATCGTGAACGTGAAGACCAAGCTTTCTGATTGTCTGCGCCCGCTCGTGCTGGGCGCGCTGTTCCTGGGTACTGCGGCGAATGCCGCGGTACAGTCCATCGATAGAGTGGTGGCCATTGTCGATAACGACGTGGTCATGCAGAGCCAACTGGACCAGCGCGTTCATGAAGTTCAGCAAACCATCGCCAAACGCGGCGCTTCCGCGCCGCCGGCCAGCGTGCTGGACCAGCAGGTGCTTGAGCGTCTGATCGTCGAGAACCTGCAACTGCAGATCGGCGAACGCTCCGGTATTCGCATTACCGATGAAGAGCTGAACCAGGCCGTCGGCACCATTGCCCAGCGCAATAACATGTCGATTGAACAATTCCGTGCCGCCCTGACTCGCGACGGTCTGTCCTACGACGACGCCCGTGAGCAGATTCGCCGCGAAATGATCATCAGCCGTGTGCGTCAACGCCGTGTGGCCGAACGCATCCAGGTCTCCGAGCAGGAGGTGAAGAACTTCCTCGCTTCCGATCTTGGCAAGATGCAGCTGTCCGAAGAATTCCGTCTGGCCAACATCCTGATTCCTACGCCGGAAAGTGCCAATTCCGAAGCGATTCAGAATGCGGCGAAACAGGCTGATGCGGTTTACCAGCAGCTCAAGCAAGGCGCTGACTTCGGTCAGTTGGCAATCGCCAAATCCGCCAGCGAAACCGCACTGGAAGGCGGCGATATGGGCTGGCGTAAAGCCGCTCAATTGCCGCCTCCGTTCGATCGTATGCTGAGCACCATGGCGGTTGGCGACGTTACCCAGCCAATGCGCACGCCGGGCGGCTTCATCATCCTGAAGATCCTCGACAAGCGTGGTGGCGAGACCCAGACACGTGACGAAGTGCACGTGCGTCATATCCTGGTCAAACCAAGCCCGATCCGCGACGAAGCAAAAACCAAAGCCTTGGCGCAATCGCTCTATAGCCGTATCGAAGCGGGCGAAGATTTCGGCGAACTGGCGAAAAACTACTCGGAAGATCCGGGTTCCGCCCTCAACGGTGGCGACCTGAACTGGATCGATCCGAATGCATTGGTGCCTGAATTCCGCGAAGTGATGGCCAACACCCCGCAAGGTCAGCTGTCCAAGCCGTTCCAGACTCAATATGGCTGGCACGTTCTGGAAGTCCTTGGCCGTCGCGCCACCGACAGCACCACCCAGGCCCGTGAGCAGCAAGCCATGACCGTACTGCGTAACCGCAAATACGACGAAGAGCTGCAAACCTGGCTGCGTCAGATCCGTGACGAAGCGTACGTAGAGATCAAACTTCCTGGTGCAGACCAGGCAGCGCAGTGAAACCCAAGCGTTTCGCGCTGACACCCGGTGAACCGGCCGGCATAGGTCCTGACCTGTGCCTGCTGCTCGCCTCGCAAGCCCAGCCACACCCCCTGATTGCCATTACCAGTCGCGACCTGCTCACAGAGCGGGCCGCGCAGCTCGGTGTGGTTGTCGATTTGCTGCCAGTCACGCCTGGTGCCTGGCCGGATGTACCCGCACCAGCCAACAGCCTGTATGTCTGGGATACGCCGCTTAGTGCGCCAGTCATTGCCGGTCAACTCGACAAAGCCAATGCGGCTTTCGTTCTGGAAACCCTGACCCGCGCGGGTCAGGGCTGCCTGGACGGGCATTTTGCCGGGATGATTACCGCCCCTGTGCACAAGGGTGTGATCAATGAATCAGGCATCGCCTTTTCCGGTCATACGGAATTTCTCGCTGACCTGACGCATACCGCACAGGTGGTGATGATGCTCGCGACTCGCGGATTGCGCGTAGCCCTGGTCACCACTCACCTGCCCCTTCGCGAGATCGCCGATGCAATCACGCCGGAGCGTCTGGAACGGGTCACGCGGATTCTGTACGCCGACCTGCAAGAAAAATTCGGCATCGCCCGGCCACGCATCCTGGTCTGC
This DNA window, taken from Pseudomonas fluorescens NCIMB 11764, encodes the following:
- the surA gene encoding peptidylprolyl isomerase SurA; translated protein: MKTKLSDCLRPLVLGALFLGTAANAAVQSIDRVVAIVDNDVVMQSQLDQRVHEVQQTIAKRGASAPPASVLDQQVLERLIVENLQLQIGERSGIRITDEELNQAVGTIAQRNNMSIEQFRAALTRDGLSYDDAREQIRREMIISRVRQRRVAERIQVSEQEVKNFLASDLGKMQLSEEFRLANILIPTPESANSEAIQNAAKQADAVYQQLKQGADFGQLAIAKSASETALEGGDMGWRKAAQLPPPFDRMLSTMAVGDVTQPMRTPGGFIILKILDKRGGETQTRDEVHVRHILVKPSPIRDEAKTKALAQSLYSRIEAGEDFGELAKNYSEDPGSALNGGDLNWIDPNALVPEFREVMANTPQGQLSKPFQTQYGWHVLEVLGRRATDSTTQAREQQAMTVLRNRKYDEELQTWLRQIRDEAYVEIKLPGADQAAQ
- the pdxA gene encoding 4-hydroxythreonine-4-phosphate dehydrogenase PdxA, which encodes MKPKRFALTPGEPAGIGPDLCLLLASQAQPHPLIAITSRDLLTERAAQLGVVVDLLPVTPGAWPDVPAPANSLYVWDTPLSAPVIAGQLDKANAAFVLETLTRAGQGCLDGHFAGMITAPVHKGVINESGIAFSGHTEFLADLTHTAQVVMMLATRGLRVALVTTHLPLREIADAITPERLERVTRILYADLQEKFGIARPRILVCGLNPHAGEGGHLGHEEIDIIEPTLERLRGEGMDLRGPLPADTLFTPKYLEHCDAVLAMYHDQGLPVLKYKGFGAAVNVTLGLPIIRTSVDHGTALDLAGSGKIDTGSLQVALETAYQMAETRL
- a CDS encoding LPS-assembly protein LptD, whose protein sequence is MALKSPAFRKKFPLLVTGSLLALQPLATSFVVAAEQYDCSVSASGAWDCAPKTPAAALPPRPVHDGSAVSATGEAPAESGASEDTGPKTALVTEAKGRGLKSRSEDYSHLDWVPREKLTAAQLAETGPYCSGSYIEPIRPGMNDKTNKSDAPTFVGAKASRYKQDEQIATLAGDVVLRQGSMQAEADEANLYQAESRGELDGNVRIRDNGALIVGDHAEVQLDTGEAKVDNAEYVMHKSRIRGNALYAKRAENAIIRLKDGTYTTCEPNSNAWQLKGNNITLNPATGFGTATNVTLRVKDIPVLYTPYIYFPIDDRRQSGFLPPTIGTGSDTGFLLVTPYYFNLAPNYDATLYPRYMSKRGLLMEGEFRYLTKSSEGQFGAAYLNDDNTDRSQQTDYEKTRYMYNWQHKGGLDSRVFTQVDYTKISDPYYFQDLQTDQIGVKSDDYVNQQGSVTYRGDSYTARLNAQAYQLATVSNITPYDRLPQLTFNGQLPVHPQGLNFDYETEIVRFERDLETGQFSDENGVLSPRLDTNVAGLARANGNRLNLKPGVSLPLDWTYGFVKPSLKYQYTQYDLDLDGTGKNDLLTNRNNASALGESFSSSQNRGVPIASIDSGLYFDRDTTWFGKNYRQTLEPRLFYLYVPEEDQKDIPVFDTGEYTFNYASLFRDNRFSGSDRVGDENKLSLGVTNRWIEEDGFERQRISVGQALYFKDREVQLPGIDAKTRDDANANVSPYALEYEYRWNRDWRTTADYNWDPDSRSPRSGSAMFHYQPEDNPNKVINAGYRYRNDQVRYDQNTGKWSVGGGDYGTPGTPGYVKDYYKIQQHDFSVIWPIVPQWNAISRWQYDYNRNRTLEAFGGFEYDNCCWKLRLINRYWVSYDEFSQNAPENEKGDHGIFLQIVLKGLGGLTGAKVESFLDKGIQGYREREDQAF